The Megalops cyprinoides isolate fMegCyp1 chromosome 11, fMegCyp1.pri, whole genome shotgun sequence genomic sequence ACCGGAGGTaaggaaatatattttgtgcTCAAAAGACAAGTAGCGCACAAATCTGAGTGTTCTGCAATGTCATCTGCTGTGAATCTGTATCAGTACCTGTCATGAAAAATAACGATGATTTTAATTTGATGAAATATGTACTTTAATTGTGCAAAGTTTAGAGAAGCATAAGAGACGTCTCGTTTTGCTTACTTCTTGCAGTGTCTAGAAAGGAGATGCTAAGTAATTGAATGGCTGCCCCGGTTACTGCAGTATTTTATTATCATAAGCTTTTGGAGTTTAAAAGAATACTTGCAGAGGGACCAACGATGATCCAAACATATGATCATGTTGTGCAGCAGGCAAAAGCGGATATGTCTACACgtatatgttgtattttaatttgcttGGAAAGTAGAATGTTTCccatgtgaaaatatttttctcattcGGTTGCCGTTAACACTCCTCGGAGCAGTATGTAGAAATACCGGATAAATCAGCTTTATAAAATAACTCAGTCATTTTTGTTCAACTTGTCtttaacatgtttgtgtttttacccGAGAGTGAATTGATTGTAACCAATTCTAATCGTTGTTTATTTATAGGATTGTGTAGGCTGCTACTTGCCTACGAATGCAAGGTTTTGTGAATCCTGCAGTCTAGCTACATTGCATGGGGAAAACAATTTGAAATCGAAGTGGAAAAGAATTACACCACTGCCATGGACCTCAAAGATTTTTACCTGTTGGCCGCTCTGGTCGCCTGCTTTTGGTTAGATCCTGCTATAGCCCAAGAGCTGATCTACCCTATTAGAGAAGAGCTGCAAGAAAACGTTCTCATTGGAAACATACCAAAGGATCTGAACATTTCCCATACAAATGCTGCAACTGGAACAAGCGCTAATCTGGTTTATAGGCTGGTTTCAAAAGCTGGAGATAAACCTTTACTCAGAGTTTTAAGCAGTACTGGGGAAATTTTTACAACTTCGAACCGGATCGACAGGGAGAAACTCTGTCCTGGTCCCTCCTATgaggaaaatgaatgctcttTTGAGATTGAGGTGGTCATCCTGCCAAACGATTATTTCAGactgattaaaattaaaataatcgTAAAGGACACtaatgacaatgcccccatgTTTCCATCTCCGGTTATAAACATCTCCATCCCAGAGAACACTATAATTAATAGTCGCTTTGCCATTCCCTCAGCCACTGACCCAGACACCGGCTTTAACAGCGTGCAGCACTATGAGCTGGTGAATGGGCAGAGCGCCTTTGGGCTGGACATCGTAGAAACACCGGAGGGGGAGAAGTGGCCCCAGCTGATTGTACAGCAGAACTTAGACAGGGAACAGAAAGACACCTACGTGATGAAGGTTAAGGTGGAAGATGGGGGCAACCCCCAAAAGTCCAGCACCGCTATCCTGCAGGTCACGGTTACTGATGTGAATGACAACAGACCGGTTTTTAAAGAGAACCAGATCGAGGTCCACATTCCGGAGAATTCCCCTGTAGGGACGTCTGTGGTGCAGCTGCAAGCCACAGACGCAGACGTGGGGCCCAATGCTGATATCAGATATGTCTTTGGTACCCAGGTTTCTCCCGCTACTAAAAGACTTTTTGCATTAAACTCCACCACCGGTCTTATAAAAGTACAGCAGCCTCtagacagagaggaaactgcCATTCACAAGCTGACAGTGCTCGCCAGCGATGGCAGTTCAAGTCCGGCCAGAGCTACTGTAACTATCAATGTGACAGATGTGAATGACAATCCTCCTAACATAGACCTGAGATACATTATCAGTCCCATTAATGGCACAGTTTTCCTATCGGAAAAAGATCCCATTAATACAAAGATTGCTCTGATCACAGTGTCTGATAAAGACACAGATGTCAATGGTAAAGTGATTTGCTTTATTGAAAAGGATGTCCCCTTCCACCTAAAAGCAGTTTATGACAACCAGTACCTTTTAGAGACTTCTGCACTACTCGATTACGAGGGCACCAAAGAATACATCTTTAAAATTGTAGCCTCCGACTCCGGCAAACCGAGCCTAAATCAGACAGCTTTGGTCAGAGTGAAGCTGGAGGATGAGAACGACAACCCTCCCATTTTTAGTCAGCCTGTAATCGAGTTGGCAGTGATGGAGAACAATAAACGGGGTTTGTTCCTCACCACTATCACCGCTACAGATGAGGACAGCGGAAAGAACGCAGAGATAGTTTACCAGCTGGGACCCAACGCCTCTTTCTTTGACTTGGATCGTAAAACGGGGGTGTTAACGGCTTCCAGAGTTTTcgacagagaggagcaggacaGATTCCTTTTCACGGTGACGGCGAGAGACAATGGGACCCCCCCACTCCAAAGCCAGGCAGCCGTAATTGTCACCATTCAGGACGAGAACGATAACAGCCCCAAGTTCACCCACAACCACTTCCAGTTTTACGTGTCGGAGAACCTACCAAAGGACAGCACAGTCGGCGTCATCACCGTCACGGACGCAGATGCAGGGGAGAACGCAGCTGTGACTCTCTCCATAATGAGCGATAATGAAAACTTTATTCTGGATCCATACTCTGGAGTTATAAAGTCCAATGTTTCCtttgacagagagcagcagagctcCTACACCTTTGATGTCCGAGCTGTGGACAGTGGACAGCCCCCATGCTCCTCGGCTGCCAAGGTGACTATAAATGTCATGGATGTCAATGACAACACCCCTGTGGTCATCTATCCCCCATCTAACACATCCTTCAAGTTGGTTCCCCTCTCTGCTATTCCAGGGTCTGTAGTCGCAGAGGTCTTTGCGGTAGATGGtgacacagaaatgaatgcagAGCTTAAGTACACCATTTTGAGTGGCAACAGCAAAGGCTTGTTTAGGATCGACCCTGTGACTGGCAACATTACGCTTGAGGAGAAGCCGACCGCTCTCGACATTGGGCTTCATCGGCTGGTGGTCAACATCAGTGACCTGGGTTACCCCAAATCCTTGCACACTTTGgtccttgtgtttctgtttgttaatGACACTGTGGGCAATGCCAGCTATGTGTATGACCTCATCCGCCGGACAATGGAGACCCCTTTGGACAGAACCATCGATGAGAGCGACAAGACCTATCAGAACGGGGACTACTTGACGATCATGATTGCCATAGTGGCAGGGGCcatggtggtggttgtggtgaTATTCGTCACCGTGCTGGTGCGCTGCCGCCACGCCTCCAGGTTTAAGGCGGCACAGCGGAAGAAACAAGGGGCCGAGTGGATGTCCCCGAACCAGGAGAACAAGcagaacaagaagaagaagcgAAAGAAAAGGAAGTCGCCCAAGAACTCTCTGCTGAATTTTGTCACCATCGAGGAGACCAAGCCCGACGACCCCGTGCACGAGCCCATTAACGGCACCATCAGCCTCCCCGCGGAGCTGGAAGAGCAGGGCATCGGACGCTTTGACTGGAGCACTGCCCCAACAACCACCTTTAAACCCAACAGCCCTGACCTGGCCCGGCACTACAAGTCCGCCTCGCCACAGTCGGCCTTCCACCTCAAGGCCGACACCCCGGTCTCGGTGAAAAAGCACCACGTCATTCAGGAGCTCCCCCTGGACAACACCTTTGTCGGGGGCTGTGACACCCTGTCCAAGCGGTCGTCCACTAGTTCAGACCACTTCAGTGCCTCGGAGTGCAGTTCCCAAGGAGGGTTCAAGACAAAGGGGTCCATGCACACCAGACAGGTAAAAGAGCACTTTTACTGGTCTATAAGTACTGCACATAACTGTTCGATCCACCAGTACTGAAGCACCAGTATTTCTTATTTGCTCTGTTGTATGTGCAGATGTAAAGGACCCACTTATAGGTTCTGTCATGCATATGTGTacttttaaaccaaaaaaaaacccctcctcATTATTCATGTATGTTGCTTATTTTGGATCAGAGTTtcatgtgcacatttttgttgttgttgttgtttgtttctttctttcagaagCACTTACTTTTCTGTTCATCAATGTGGGTTTCAGCTAAAGTGTACTGGGTGGTTAATTAATGAAATCTGTCAAGATCTTTTATGCACATGCTTTTGTTATGACTGTGGATATGGTAAGAATCTGAATGTGGAGTTGCATTTGGTTGTTAAGTCACACTGCAAAGATGCACAGCTTTCAGAGTttgtaaaagaaacatttttttcttgccagtctGCTCCATTTGCCATTTCAAACAAGAATACATAATGCAGAAACCAATTAATGGCCCGTGTGTGAAACCAAATCCATTTATAATTCTGAAGTATGTTTCAAGGACAGCACAATTTGCCCTAATCAAAGTTATCTATTACATGTaagtgcatatatacatatatacttgTGTCCTGTTGAAGCAATCCTGATGACAAATGTACTTTATTTCCTTTTGCTCTTTTGAGTTTGTTTCATAATGCAAAATGTGTGCAGTTCCTATTGCATATATACGTGTTAGACATAACTATGAAATGTAGTAACATTTTGATAGGCTTGGGAAAACACAAAGCGTAATAATTGTTCAGAGTACTAAATAATTTATGATATAATAAAGGTAATATAGCCGAATCATCTAAGCTTAAGTGAGTAGTTTCTATTCCCTAGTAAAGCATGCAGGTAAACTGTCCAAGGCCATTATGAAACTTGAAACGTATCCAATTCAGAAGTGATTAGGAATTAATGAGACTCAAAATGCAACCTAATCCATGATTATTTTAAGGTCTTAACAATTTCGTGCTAATAAAAAAGCTAACTACAATGTGCACTGTTAATCTGGTGGGACAACCGGGAAGAAGGGACCAGGCTGCCTGTAGGTGGCACTGTTGGTCTGCAAGGCATAGGATGGCACTCAGCCAACATGCAGCATGTCTGTACAGCAATGGAAGTAGGCGAAAGAGCAGGATTGTCTGCATCCAATGAAGGTCTGATGTCTAATGACAGAGTAAATGCACAGCAGATTTAAAATGGCAGCCACCATTGTAAATGATAAGATCTGGCAATTTTAGTGGGGGAGTACTGTGACTTAAATTGATGTGGAGTGGAGCTTGTGCGGTCGGGATTGCATGCAGCATTTTGACCATGATAGACAAGCAAACAAAAGGAACATCTCATGTAATGGCATTTTCTGACCAAATAGGGCCGGGGGGTCGGCTTTGAGCTTGTCGCATGAAGGATGGCTCCACTGTATTTAAGTTAGTTTTTCTCTCACAAAAGTGGATGAAATATATGGGGGCACATTTGATCAGTTTGAACAGTAATATAATAAAAGCAAGAGGAGTTTGGTAATCAGTGAGTGAAGACAGACGATTATGAGAAGTATGCACCGGGCCCTGTCGAGTATTTGTTTTGTCAGCTGCATGCATTTATGTTGGTTTTTACAGGCCAGATTTGCACTGCAAATTGAAATAAGCCTTGAGCCTCTTAAAGCGTAACATGTATAAAGCAAGTTGGAAACCTTGAGTCATATGCATTTTGACTGACTTTACAAGCCAGTGCCTTCTGTTTAGAATCCCTTGTTGCACAAGGTTCAGTGGAGACAGCAAATATATCAGCCTGCATATGAACATATTGATGTTGGTCATTtacagcatttgttttaatttttaccTCATTTCCACTGCATGTTGTGTCAGGACAGCACTGTAGATTAAGTCTATTACTGTATGTGGTTCCTACATTGTTAAAGAAGAAACCTTAAATAGagggcagtcttttttttccttttgttttttttttgaagcctTGAAACATGGAGTTCTCAGATTTCCTCATTCTGATGCTAAGCATTAACAGACTTTTACCAACAGCAGCTTTATTGCAGCTAAAGGCTTTTTGGGAGTGGTGTTGTTACTTCACCAAAATTCTGCCAACAGTGGTtgggtattttgttttttttttccctgaagtGACCTATATTAATAGAAACAACAGCTGTTTAAGacatgaaaacattgttttatcaGTCAACAAAGACCATGCTCTGACTGAGTGTGAAAAAGTGAGTCAGCTCAGTGACTCAGCTATGGTTGCTCTTCCCTTTTCAGCTGCCAGACATTTATTAAAGAAATTATTAATTATCTACTTTTACTTACTTCTACTCTTTTATAGCATTCAGAAGGGCTCTTTAAAGATCACACACAATACATCAGCATTTAATCCATTTGTGTATCGTATTGAAGAGCTTATTGAATTACACATGTTCTCAAGAAAACGGCTGTCCAAATGCTGGGTATATCTTTGAAGATTTTAATGAAGTCTGTGAAGTTTTTGTATATGAAACGTGTAGCTGATTAATTAAACTGTACATGCTCCTTTGATGCTTTCGTCTGTAGTAGTACTTCAGCATACTCTTGATAAATGGTTTTGAAAATATCTTGCACCAGAACCATCTCCAGCAGCCATACGACTACTGTTGCCTGTAGGGATGGGCTTGGTTAGTGACTGGGTGGGAGAACAACTCAAATCAAGtagctgctggaagtggtgctGGTGTCTCCGGGAAGGGACTTTTGTCTCTTTGGACTGAGAAGAAGACAAATTCTCCAGTACAGTAATGGGGACATTGTGCTGTAGGAGACACCAATTTTGGGATGAGGCGAGGTCCTGACACCTTGTAGTTGTGAAAGATCTAATATGATTTAGCAaagagtcggggggggggggggggggggggtccttttGTCCTTGTGAAATAATcaatgtgtttccttttttttcaaccaGGCTGTAAAATTATCCCCTAGTTGAATTGGCTAAAATAAATCTCCTCCATCACAGCTGATGTGTGATGAGGATTCTGGATGCAGAGTGGTGGCACCCAAGAGGGTGTCACACATTTGTGGAGTTGGAAATGAGTCACCTCCCTTGCTTTGCGATCCTTAAAAGgcagtatataaatataatccattattatcattatttttcctCAGACATGGCaactttaaatgcaaatgagttggcagcatttttttttttaaatataactaTTTAAAGTAGCtctgtaagtgttttttttttttccttcaaccAATGTCTTGGTAGATGAAATTATACATGTGCGAAAAAGGGACAGCCAtcttattttaataatgcaCTTAAAGTGCACACAATGATGATTATTAAAGTGAAGTGAAGCACAGAGGATCCAAGAAAATACAGCTttggtgttttatttgttgcagCTTGAGAGGGGAAGTTAAAGGCGGCATTGGCATGTGTTTCATCTCTACAGTGTCCCATGATAGGATGTGCCGCATCCTTTAATGTCTTCTTACATTCATGCCACAGGCATGAGGTGTCCAACACTTCACCTTCATGTGTCTGATGTTTTCCACAACCGCCATCAAACAGAACAACTGTCCTATATGATATTCAAACTAAAACACTCTACATCAAAAATTCTGTCATGCCTTTTATGGATCTCCAAAGCCTGTAAGACTATTGACTAATTAATAAAACGTGCTCAGAAAACTAAACGGATAAGAATCGAAATAATGCCTTTCGTTTAAAGCGGTGAAAACATCAGAATTTACGTAACCTATCATGTCTGGGGTTTGGCAACAGTCTGGATCAATATGCTGTTGGATCACTGGATTGTCTCAAGTGTAGCTGGGATAAAACCAAGACTGTTCAATGGAAATGCTTCCAGTTTACTTCCGGAATAGCTGACCTACAGTTTGGCGGGTTATTGGATACACTTCCAGGTTGTTTCAGGTATATGCGATCTATAGCTAAGGTGGATCTGTGTAAACACCAGCTTGCTTCAGGTTAAGATGACTTTTCAGACATGTTCAGTTTGCTTCAGGTATAGTTTAGCTACAGCTGAGACTGGTCAATGGAAGTGTCTCTAGTTGGCTTCAGGTGTAGTTTACCTTTATTTAAGGTTAAACCGAGGGAATGTGGGTAATGATTCAATTAATATCTCAATTCATCATTTCTGATTGatgtagagttttttttctgctgtatgaatttttttttaaccattgtGAATGGACGTTCACTTTTCATCATATATAGCTCTGTATTTTTGAAAGATATATGGGATGTGAGTcaacaatatatttaatgtatttttccctcaatttttttttttttttgattcatATGTACAAAAGGCAGAGGGTGTACTTGGAATTATTCAATATGATGGCCAGTAGGGATATAGCTAGGGCACTTTGTATAGGTGCTTTTATGAACGCCTTTATGAGTGAAACCACTTGTTCTATGCATAGCTCTAACATTGCCCTTTGTGCTTGGTAAGTAAAAATACATGTAGGCAGAACGAAAGCTTCATACCACATTTTATAATGTGTATGATCATGGACTCAGTCCTTCAATGTCCTAAAGTTTCAAAATAAGGGGTCATTGTTGAGGTGATGTCTGtgaaataatatatacatgatattaatgtgaaaataatgtagAGGtacatacaatataatatattttaatgtgattataTCACAATAAAGTATTGTAATTATACAGGAGGTGTTGTAAATggtatttcaaatgtattaatgCAGTTTCACAACACTTCACAATAGCCGAGATAAGTGATTGGAGTATGAAGTTTCACGAACCCCAGATATGATAACACTTGACAGTAGAACACTGGTGTTTTTAGTGTCTCTATCATTTGAACCAGTCCGATTGCTTTAAAGTTTTTCAATGGTTTAGGCTATTCATAACAGCAAATGGTAGTTCCACTCAATATGGGGTTCAGGAGTCTGTAAGTAATCATATGGAGTACCTACTTTCCTATCACTTCCggttattttttccacatttcataAAAAGGTACCAATCAATGGCTTTATATATGGCATCAACAGTGTGTTGATGTCTATGCTTGATTTACAATCTTTGCTAAGAATGCTGGCTTTCCACTGTCCAGTTGGGTGTTATCATGTccttatgtttttgtttgccatATATGGGCATTTTAAGatagtgaggaaaaaaaaaagaatgatctGAATTGTAATAATGCAGCTCCAGGAGGCAAATCATGGGCATAGCTAATGAGGAAAGCTTTGATGTGATTATGACTGGCCCCAAACTGGGTTGGTAATGGTAACTATTAAAGTAAGGGACAATGGCATTAAATGACACTATTTCATTGGTTGAGCTCATATATTTAAAGAAGGGATTTCTTATCCAAACAGGAGTAGTACAAGAGCTGATGTAATAGATTTACCACTGTAATATCCAGTCTTGAGGGAGTCTTCGCTTTCTGCAGGTTCATTTGCCATATTAATAAGGGATTAGTATGTGGCGGGCTTATATGATTGGGGTAgtttaaaaaagattaatgaACTATGACAATATTGCACCTGAGGGGGACGTCTGAGTCATGCTGATATAGTCCTCAGGAATATCTTGTAAAATGTCCCTCcactacatatatacatatactgaaTACACCAAGAGCAGTTTTACCACCTGTCCCCACATTAAGTAAATGattaatgcaaaacaataaaataaataaaacaatgcactCATCTGGACTGGAAACAAAGCATACTTTATAGCTTCAAAATGAGTTATAAACATAATCACAAACTACATTTGTAAATAAGATGATGTGATAGTCTATGtgataatatactgtatatgaatacacatgacatatactgtatatttcaatgcatatacatttaattGATAAGTACTAATTAACTAGTAATTAGTAATCAGACTAACACATTactttatgtgtttattttttctttttgattgtATTTGAAGTCGCCAGACAAAGAAAATCTCAAGCCACAAATTAAAGCCAAATCATTGTTAATCTCTTCTCAGCATAGCCATATCAAAATTTACAGTTGCTGTTGTACAactggtagaaaaaaaaaaaaacacagacatcgCTAACATAGGTACTGTCAGTGAATCTTTATTACCTTCCAATGAAATAATGTCCATAAATATTAATCCTTATTTGTGTTAGTTTGTACCAATAAATCCTTTAGGGATGCCTTCAGCACAGGTATTTTTGGACAGCTAGCTACTGAATTTGCAAAATtgcaaaaacagccatttacaTTCAGAGAAAGAACATGCGTCACATTTATATCAAGATATTCTAATTAACCACTGAAGCCCTACTGCAGTGTACAATAATTATACATAGCCGAGGCTGTACTGATATAACATACTAGCAGCCAGCTCCAGTTTTACTAATGGTTTAGCATTTATTCTGGATCCACCACCGTTTTCCCATGAAAGCTACTGTCAAATGTGGtattaaaaagaagacaaaaacaaataattaatattaaataagcCCCTTTACCTCCTCAATGAATTTGGTGGAAATATACTTAAAGTATTTTAAGGGCATGCCACTGTATgcgtttttcatattttgtttctgttatttttagaCTGTAGGTACTGAAGAATAGGGAAAGATAGATGAGAGGTTGCCTTCCAGCATATTTCACAAAggaaatacatacaaaataaataagtgcTTGCCTCTTTAATGCATATACGAATCATTTGCGCACTTACTGAAATTCCCCAGTAGAATTCCAAAGCTTATCCATTGTAATTGAACGGCTACAAAATTACACATCACTCTAGGCGGTTTCTTTCTACACACTGCAACATGGCAAGatttacaaaaagaaatgttcataaaaatcccgttattaaaatgattttgcatCATATAAAATTGATGCTGTCATGATTGAAgtggagagaagaagaaaatgtttcttgtttgtttctgcttgtttgtaggttttttttttaggtatgcaaaagaaaagaggaCATAATGGAGGGGAATTGTAATGAATGAAGGAACCAACCCCTCACATCCACAGCTTATCCAATCTTTATTTTAACTGAATCATGCTTTCTGACACACAACTTGTGTTCAAAAGAGTATTTCCGTTCCTAATCTGACCAG encodes the following:
- the LOC118785545 gene encoding protocadherin-9 isoform X1 codes for the protein MDLKDFYLLAALVACFWLDPAIAQELIYPIREELQENVLIGNIPKDLNISHTNAATGTSANLVYRLVSKAGDKPLLRVLSSTGEIFTTSNRIDREKLCPGPSYEENECSFEIEVVILPNDYFRLIKIKIIVKDTNDNAPMFPSPVINISIPENTIINSRFAIPSATDPDTGFNSVQHYELVNGQSAFGLDIVETPEGEKWPQLIVQQNLDREQKDTYVMKVKVEDGGNPQKSSTAILQVTVTDVNDNRPVFKENQIEVHIPENSPVGTSVVQLQATDADVGPNADIRYVFGTQVSPATKRLFALNSTTGLIKVQQPLDREETAIHKLTVLASDGSSSPARATVTINVTDVNDNPPNIDLRYIISPINGTVFLSEKDPINTKIALITVSDKDTDVNGKVICFIEKDVPFHLKAVYDNQYLLETSALLDYEGTKEYIFKIVASDSGKPSLNQTALVRVKLEDENDNPPIFSQPVIELAVMENNKRGLFLTTITATDEDSGKNAEIVYQLGPNASFFDLDRKTGVLTASRVFDREEQDRFLFTVTARDNGTPPLQSQAAVIVTIQDENDNSPKFTHNHFQFYVSENLPKDSTVGVITVTDADAGENAAVTLSIMSDNENFILDPYSGVIKSNVSFDREQQSSYTFDVRAVDSGQPPCSSAAKVTINVMDVNDNTPVVIYPPSNTSFKLVPLSAIPGSVVAEVFAVDGDTEMNAELKYTILSGNSKGLFRIDPVTGNITLEEKPTALDIGLHRLVVNISDLGYPKSLHTLVLVFLFVNDTVGNASYVYDLIRRTMETPLDRTIDESDKTYQNGDYLTIMIAIVAGAMVVVVVIFVTVLVRCRHASRFKAAQRKKQGAEWMSPNQENKQNKKKKRKKRKSPKNSLLNFVTIEETKPDDPVHEPINGTISLPAELEEQGIGRFDWSTAPTTTFKPNSPDLARHYKSASPQSAFHLKADTPVSVKKHHVIQELPLDNTFVGGCDTLSKRSSTSSDHFSASECSSQGGFKTKGSMHTRQGTLPRARTELNPEYLDLRSRAELNPEYWTPCTPLSQRRVTFHLPDGSQESCSDSGLGDHEPACSGALLSHPLPLVQPQDEFYEQASPDKRTEADGNSDPNSDGPLGPRGLVEATEMCTQECLVLGHSDNCWMPPSLGTYQQPKSPVSTFSSQKEWVKDKLLNGHTLSRTWKSDGNRDKCVDRKQFGSAEGQFNTTGHMTDIPLASLKSYKEASGMDSPKEQQL
- the LOC118785545 gene encoding protocadherin-9 isoform X2, with the protein product MDLKDFYLLAALVACFWLDPAIAQELIYPIREELQENVLIGNIPKDLNISHTNAATGTSANLVYRLVSKAGDKPLLRVLSSTGEIFTTSNRIDREKLCPGPSYEENECSFEIEVVILPNDYFRLIKIKIIVKDTNDNAPMFPSPVINISIPENTIINSRFAIPSATDPDTGFNSVQHYELVNGQSAFGLDIVETPEGEKWPQLIVQQNLDREQKDTYVMKVKVEDGGNPQKSSTAILQVTVTDVNDNRPVFKENQIEVHIPENSPVGTSVVQLQATDADVGPNADIRYVFGTQVSPATKRLFALNSTTGLIKVQQPLDREETAIHKLTVLASDGSSSPARATVTINVTDVNDNPPNIDLRYIISPINGTVFLSEKDPINTKIALITVSDKDTDVNGKVICFIEKDVPFHLKAVYDNQYLLETSALLDYEGTKEYIFKIVASDSGKPSLNQTALVRVKLEDENDNPPIFSQPVIELAVMENNKRGLFLTTITATDEDSGKNAEIVYQLGPNASFFDLDRKTGVLTASRVFDREEQDRFLFTVTARDNGTPPLQSQAAVIVTIQDENDNSPKFTHNHFQFYVSENLPKDSTVGVITVTDADAGENAAVTLSIMSDNENFILDPYSGVIKSNVSFDREQQSSYTFDVRAVDSGQPPCSSAAKVTINVMDVNDNTPVVIYPPSNTSFKLVPLSAIPGSVVAEVFAVDGDTEMNAELKYTILSGNSKGLFRIDPVTGNITLEEKPTALDIGLHRLVVNISDLGYPKSLHTLVLVFLFVNDTVGNASYVYDLIRRTMETPLDRTIDESDKTYQNGDYLTIMIAIVAGAMVVVVVIFVTVLVRCRHASRFKAAQRKKQGAEWMSPNQENKQNKKKKRKKRKSPKNSLLNFVTIEETKPDDPVHEPINGTISLPAELEEQGIGRFDWSTAPTTTFKPNSPDLARHYKSASPQSAFHLKADTPVSVKKHHVIQELPLDNTFVGGCDTLSKRSSTSSDHFSASECSSQGGFKTKGSMHTRQGTLPRARTELNPEYLDLRSRAELNPEYWTPCTPLPQDEFYEQASPDKRTEADGNSDPNSDGPLGPRGLVEATEMCTQECLVLGHSDNCWMPPSLGTYQQPKSPVSTFSSQKEWVKDKLLNGHTLSRTWKSDGNRDKCVDRKQFGSAEGQFNTTGHMTDIPLASLKSYKEASGMDSPKEQQL